From Hydractinia symbiolongicarpus strain clone_291-10 chromosome 11, HSymV2.1, whole genome shotgun sequence, the proteins below share one genomic window:
- the LOC130613554 gene encoding uncharacterized protein LOC130613554 has translation MQTYILDYGTITYPLRQLIKEKAEWTSECKHAFATLKSALSSESCLAYFDENKETFMFTDASPYGISAVLLQKSNGKDDVKVISYSSKSFIETEMKYAQIERECLSIVYGCKKDRLYLIAREFTIFNDQKALVNLLSNPKSTIPLRIERLTLRLQGYNFTIKHVKSAENISDYASRYPHTFSDDKKSNGIEEYVNFTATYACPKAITLDDIKTQTSQDKICQHLASIIGKNNWHLLDKPTNYPDLSSKELDELKHYRKFKHELTLIKDTKVLLRSKVYFQGIDDLVEKKISNYIPCQAVTPTRADAPIRIMDIPEQVWETLNIDFLGPFPTGYYLFVVIDQRSKFPEVEFLKSTKAEILIPCLDRMFSTYGNPRNVISDNGPPFSSQKIKSYFKQRGIKHRRITPLWPQANAEAERFMQPLNKIMRTAKLEHKDWRNEVYRFLFAYRSTPHSTTKVAPSELMFNRKISYSIPSIDNKLTYENQQQIATDNDKAAKIKNKQYADERRHTKEPSLCEGDRVVVVQHTTLQSYENK, from the exons ATGCAAACATACATACTGGACTACGGTACAATAACTTATCCACTTAGACAATTGATCAAAGAGAAAGCCGAATGGACATCCGAATGTAAACATGCCTTTGCTACTTTGAAAAGCGCTTTGAGTAGTGAATCGTGCTTAGCATATTTTGATGAAAACAAAGAGACATTTATGTTTACAGACGCTAGCCCATATGGTATATCCGCCGTATTGTTGCAGAAAAGCAACGGTAAAGATGATGTTAAGGTTATATCATATTCATCCAAATCCTTCATAGAAACTGAAATGAAATATGCGCAAATCGAAAGAGAATGTTTAAGCATCGTTTACGGATGCAAAAAAGATCGCTTGTACTTAATCGCTAGAGAGTTCACCATATTCAACGACCAAAAAGCATTAGTCAATCTCTTAAGTAACCCAAAATCCACGATACCTCTGCGAATCGAGCGACTAACACTTCGACTTCAAGGTTACAACTTCACAATAAAACATGTAAAGAGTGCAGAAAACATATCAGATTACGCTAGCAGATACCCTCACACCTTTAGCGACGACAAAAAAAGCAACGGTATAGAAGAATATGTAAACTTTACAGCCACATATGCCTGTCCAAAAGCGATTACCCTAGACGATATTAAAACCCAAACTTCACAAGATAAAATATGTCAACATCTAGCCAGTATTATAGGAAAGAACAACTGGCACCTACTAGACAAACCGACTAACTACCCTGATTTAAGTAGCAAAGAACTAGACGAGCTGAAGCATTACCGCAAGTTCAAACACGAACTCACC CTCATCAAGGACACCAAGGTGTTACTCAGATCGAAAGTTTATTTTCAAGGAATAGACGATTtggttgaaaagaaaatttcaaacTACATTCCATGCCAAGCTGTTACACCAACAAGAGCAGATGCGCCTATCAGAATAATGGATATACCCGAACAAGTTTGGGAAACTTTGAACATTGATTTTCTTGGACCATTTCCCACAGGATACTACCTATTTGTCGTGATCGACCAAAGATCTAAGTTTCCAGAGGTGGAATTTCTCAAGAGTACCAAAGCCGAAATACTGATACCTTGTTTAGATAGAATGTTTAGCACATACGGTAATCCACGCAACGTTATCTCCGATAATGGCCCACCATTCAGCTCGCAGAAAATCAAATCTTACTTCAAACAAAGGGGAATAAAACACAGACGGATCACTCCACTATGGCCACAGGCAAACGCAGAAGCAGAACGATTTATGCAACCGCTTAATAAAATAATGAGGACAGCTAAACTAGAACACAAGGATTGGAGGAATGAAGTTTATAGATTCTTATTTGCTTACCGCTCCACACCTCATAGTACCACCAAAGTTGCCCCTTCAGAACTGATGTTCAATAGAAAAATTAGTTACTCAATACCATCAATAGACAACAAACTAACATACGAAAACCAGCAACAAATAGCCACTGACAATGACAAAGCGGCCAAAATAAAGAACAAACAGTACGCAGATGAACGTCGACATACGAAAGAACCATCGTTATGTGAAGGAGACCGTGTCGTTGTTGTACAGCATACAACCCTACAGAGTTACgaaaataaatga
- the LOC130613553 gene encoding uncharacterized protein LOC130613553, with translation METISISFIPLIIGHWSRFNFLAALERKESAPITVELEKIFSLFGPPKIFHSDNGSEFVNKSVDHLIEAWPGEIQVVRGRPRHPQSQGMIEQAHINVEHKVSVMIAECASETKPWSSWLPQICCRLITIVPKCRSNCRYLFFIFSIDAINTQQHSATGFTPYELVFGQPPSTTIIPTVSKQSKVITDSNFDNDEDIDFFSIPVKEQMNYKRHAEQPHDGEENTNSKNVTNEAHVIEDDCETCCKY, from the exons ATGGAGACTATAAGTATATCCTTCATTCCATTGATCATTGGTCATTGGTCGAGATTTAATTTTCTTGCTGCCCTGGAGAGAAAGGAAAGCGCTCCAATCACTGTTgagttggaaaaaatattttcattgttcGGACCACCAAAGATCTTTCATTccgataacggttcagaatttgtaaataaatcagTAGATCATCTTATCGAAGCTTGGCCAGGGGAGATTCAGGTGGTTCGTGGTCGTCCTCGCCATCCACAGAGTCAAGGCATGATAGAACAGGCTCATATCAATGTGGAGCATAAAGTATCAGTCATGATAGCTGAGTGTGCCAGTGAAACTAAACCTTGGAGCTCGTGGTTGCCACAAATATGTTGTAGGTTGATAACAATAGTTCCGAAATGCAGATCGAATTGTCGTtacttatttttcattttttcaataGATGCCATCAACACACAACAACACAGCGCTACAGGATTTACTCCCTACGAGCTGGTATTTGGACAGCCACCATCAACCACAATCATACCGACTGTTTCAAAACAGTCGAAGGTTATCACTGATTCGAACTTTGATAACGATGAAGACATCGACTTTTTCTCCATACCTgttaaagaacaaatgaattacaAACGTCATGCTGAACAGCCACACGATG GCGAAGAGAATACGAATTCGAAGAACGTCACAAATGAAGCACATGTTATTGAAGACGATTGCGAAACTTGTTGTAAGTACTGa
- the LOC130613975 gene encoding uncharacterized protein LOC130613975: protein MTRFSALVIAPTVVIRKNWTKRKKRDKGPLQAYVQMDAYNRCKMLLSWFVKREDAELIMSESLDVEVGMLPKSIKALPDSVRDDLVHVDILKQYANKGFIEHLKKLIQKKKRTSSWTCGTCKKSIGAPDRSIACDRCLT from the exons ATGACTCGCTTTTCTGCATTGGTAATTGCACCGACAGTCGTGATAAGGAAAAATtggacaaaaagaaaaaaaagagacaagg GGCCATTGCAAGCATATGTTCAAATGGATGCCTACAATAGGTGCAAGATGTTACTGTCTTGGTTTGTTAAGCGTGAAGACGCAGAGCTCATCATGAGCGAGAGTTTGGACGTAGAAGTAGGTATGCTGCCTAAATCTATTAAAGCATTACCTGACTCTGTACGCGACGACCTTGTCCATGttgatattttaaaacaatatgcAAACAAGGGATTTATCGAACATCTCAAGAAATtgatacaaaagaaaaagagaacatCAAGTTGGACGTGTGGCACATGCAAGAAGAGTATAGGGGCTCCCGATCGAAGCATAGCATGTGACAGATGTCTCACATAG